Proteins from a genomic interval of Tenacibaculum sp. SZ-18:
- a CDS encoding OmpA family protein yields MKKNCVNANKIEKKSTEYLVSKSDSIFAIRESEREQKAELEKQGIISDINFESNIYFNQNCFTTEKLEFAYCAIGAMLKNENLRIRIIGNLDKFELKNNPELSLKRAEFVQMIMIKNGIKKNRIEILDVKNDRPNAPLNEKGRKENRRTDFEIINE; encoded by the coding sequence ATGAAAAAAAATTGCGTGAATGCAAATAAAATTGAAAAAAAATCGACCGAGTATTTAGTTTCAAAATCAGATAGTATTTTTGCAATTAGAGAAAGTGAGCGGGAACAAAAAGCAGAATTAGAAAAGCAAGGAATTATAAGTGATATTAATTTTGAGAGTAATATTTACTTCAACCAGAATTGCTTTACAACAGAGAAGTTAGAATTTGCTTATTGCGCAATTGGAGCTATGCTTAAAAACGAGAATTTAAGAATTCGGATAATTGGTAACTTGGATAAATTTGAATTAAAAAACAATCCTGAATTATCACTCAAGCGGGCTGAATTTGTTCAGATGATTATGATTAAGAATGGAATTAAAAAAAATCGGATTGAAATACTTGATGTTAAAAACGACCGACCAAACGCTCCTTTAAATGAAAAAGGGAGAAAAGAAAATCGTCGAACTGATTTTGAAATTATTAATGAATAA
- the blaOXA gene encoding class D beta-lactamase — MQMRYLIITLLPILMFSCKTKESKEDVKFDTPAEVVVPEFQTILDSSDLEGAILIYDKKKNTYYSNSFSESRVQHLPASTFKIPNSIIGLELNILENDKTIFKWDGTERYLPVWEQDLSLKDAFQTSCVPCYQELARKIGVEEMKKYVKKLKFGQMDIGEETIDNFWLMGSSKISPFEQVDFLKRLKEEQLPISKSTHETIKIILKIESTDSYTLSGKTGLSVYGEKDVGWFVGFVEKESNVYYFATKISPRLNDMARDDFNPLRQEVSIKALSKMNIIE; from the coding sequence ATACAAATGCGATATTTAATTATCACCCTACTACCTATTTTGATGTTTTCCTGCAAAACAAAGGAAAGTAAGGAAGACGTAAAATTTGATACCCCTGCAGAAGTAGTAGTACCTGAATTTCAAACAATTTTAGACTCTTCAGATTTAGAAGGAGCAATACTAATTTACGACAAGAAAAAAAACACTTATTACTCAAATAGTTTTTCGGAATCAAGAGTTCAACATTTGCCAGCTTCAACTTTTAAAATTCCAAATTCAATAATAGGACTTGAATTAAATATTTTAGAAAATGACAAAACAATATTCAAATGGGATGGAACTGAAAGATATCTTCCTGTTTGGGAACAAGACCTATCATTAAAAGATGCATTTCAAACATCCTGTGTTCCTTGCTACCAAGAACTTGCTAGAAAAATTGGAGTAGAAGAAATGAAGAAATATGTCAAAAAGCTAAAATTTGGACAAATGGACATAGGCGAAGAGACCATAGATAATTTTTGGTTAATGGGATCCTCTAAAATAAGTCCATTTGAACAAGTTGACTTCTTAAAAAGACTAAAGGAAGAACAGTTACCAATTTCAAAATCTACTCATGAAACTATCAAAATCATATTAAAAATCGAATCTACTGATTCCTACACATTGAGCGGTAAAACAGGTTTGTCTGTATATGGAGAGAAAGATGTTGGTTGGTTTGTAGGTTTCGTTGAGAAAGAAAGTAATGTTTATTACTTCGCGACCAAAATAAGTCCAAGATTAAATGATATGGCTAGAGATGATTTCAATCCTTTAAGGCAAGAAGTATCAATTAAAGCACTAAGTAAAATGAATATAATTGAATAA
- a CDS encoding bacteriocin immunity protein, producing the protein MTREKLIDIGRRIVACDSTEEDIDILTEMFDKNVPHPNGSNLFFYPENHNARRADISNYNPSVEEVVDKCLFHKPIQF; encoded by the coding sequence ATGACACGAGAGAAATTAATTGATATTGGGAGAAGAATTGTTGCATGTGATAGTACAGAAGAAGATATTGATATATTGACAGAAATGTTTGACAAAAATGTTCCTCATCCAAATGGTTCTAATCTATTTTTTTATCCAGAGAATCATAACGCAAGGAGAGCCGATATATCTAATTATAACCCTTCAGTTGAGGAAGTAGTTGATAAATGTTTGTTCCATAAACCAATCCAATTTTAG
- a CDS encoding DUF6624 domain-containing protein, with protein MKRIILTAVIVILISNFAFGQKDMTKYKALINTADSLYNAKDYKNSATAYQNAFDSNEGKAYPRDRYNAACAFALAGDSEKAFYHLIYSAEHPRIKYKNYNHITTDSDLNSLHNDAKWEKLIKLVKVNKDEAEEDLDKPLVAILDTIYREDQTYRKQIGKIEEKYGRDSDEMKKHWELINEKDAINLIKVQKILDERGWLSSKIIGNQGNSTLFLVIQHSPLKVQERYLPMMREAVKNGNARASSLALLEDRVSLRKGGKQIYGSQIGRDQETGEYFVLPLIDPENVDKRRAKVGLGPIEGYISNWNITWDIKKHIKKTEKAVKDKK; from the coding sequence ATGAAAAGAATAATTTTAACGGCAGTAATCGTAATATTAATATCGAATTTTGCATTTGGGCAAAAAGATATGACTAAGTATAAGGCACTTATAAATACAGCAGATTCTTTATATAACGCTAAAGACTATAAAAATTCAGCAACTGCATATCAAAACGCATTTGATTCTAATGAAGGAAAAGCTTATCCTAGAGATAGATATAATGCAGCTTGTGCTTTTGCTTTGGCAGGAGATTCGGAAAAGGCATTTTATCATTTAATTTATTCAGCTGAACATCCTAGAATAAAATACAAAAACTATAATCATATCACTACAGATTCAGACTTGAATTCACTTCATAATGATGCAAAATGGGAAAAGCTAATTAAATTAGTAAAAGTAAATAAAGATGAAGCCGAAGAGGATTTAGACAAACCTCTTGTAGCTATTCTTGATACAATTTATAGAGAAGACCAAACCTATAGAAAACAAATTGGAAAAATCGAGGAAAAATATGGTCGTGATTCTGACGAAATGAAAAAACATTGGGAGCTGATTAACGAAAAAGACGCAATCAATTTAATTAAAGTTCAAAAAATTCTTGACGAAAGAGGTTGGTTAAGTTCAAAAATAATTGGTAATCAGGGAAACTCAACATTATTTCTTGTAATCCAACATTCACCTTTAAAAGTTCAAGAAAGATATTTACCAATGATGCGTGAAGCTGTAAAAAATGGAAATGCAAGGGCGAGTAGTTTAGCACTTTTAGAAGATAGAGTATCATTAAGAAAAGGTGGAAAACAAATTTACGGAAGTCAGATTGGTCGAGACCAAGAAACTGGAGAATACTTTGTTTTGCCTTTAATTGACCCTGAAAATGTAGATAAAAGACGAGCAAAAGTTGGACTTGGACCAATTGAAGGTTACATAAGTAATTGGAATATAACTTGGGATATTAAGAAGCATATTAAAAAAACTGAAAAAGCTGTAAAAGATAAGAAATAA
- a CDS encoding peptidase E, with the protein MKRFLLLLLICSSLLTFGQNDKKLFVYGGQITKEFIKYTAELTGKENPKICFLPTATGDNQYYINYWYQLCSDLKLIPKVMEVWINSSTQKESFEEILLNMDAIIVGGGNTLNMLAIWKAQGIDLALKKAYEKGIVLAGGSAGSLCWFNAGTTDSRPKELTIVNGLSFLNYSHCPHYHSEKSRKPLYHENILKKKLSSGYACDDNSGILFINDLATESVSTDSKSFSYYVQEKNGKIIEEKLETKIIE; encoded by the coding sequence ATGAAGAGATTTTTACTTTTATTACTAATATGTTCTAGCCTATTAACTTTCGGGCAAAATGACAAGAAATTATTTGTTTATGGCGGTCAAATAACCAAAGAGTTTATAAAGTATACTGCTGAATTGACAGGCAAAGAAAATCCGAAAATATGCTTTTTGCCAACTGCAACAGGCGATAATCAATATTATATTAACTACTGGTATCAATTATGTTCTGACTTGAAGTTGATCCCAAAGGTTATGGAAGTATGGATTAACTCAAGTACTCAAAAGGAGTCGTTCGAAGAAATACTATTGAATATGGACGCAATCATTGTAGGAGGCGGAAATACATTAAATATGTTGGCTATATGGAAAGCACAAGGAATAGATTTAGCACTTAAAAAAGCTTATGAAAAAGGGATCGTACTGGCAGGAGGTAGTGCAGGTTCATTGTGTTGGTTCAACGCTGGAACAACTGATTCTAGACCTAAAGAATTAACTATAGTAAATGGACTTAGCTTTTTAAATTACAGTCATTGTCCTCATTATCATTCAGAAAAGTCTCGAAAGCCGTTATATCATGAAAATATTTTAAAGAAAAAATTATCTAGTGGATATGCTTGTGATGACAACTCTGGTATTCTTTTTATCAATGATTTGGCCACCGAAAGTGTTTCAACGGACTCTAAATCATTTTCCTATTACGTTCAAGAGAAGAATGGAAAAATAATTGAAGAAAAATTAGAAACTAAAATTATAGAATAA